In the genome of Pelobacter seleniigenes DSM 18267, one region contains:
- a CDS encoding TIGR04282 family arsenosugar biosynthesis glycosyltransferase, whose protein sequence is MDDVDILWQNQGKKALLAVFAKQPLPGQVKTRLCPPLSMAEAAAVYEQSLTEIVSRIESLRHRFDLAICYSGARDWFAETFPGVQLVAQQGADLGQRMEHALGGFFAAGYERAVLIGSDTPDLPLSLLEQTLELLDEVEVVYGPARDGGYYLIGESHHYPQLFSEIPWSTAVVLQESLKRAKAVGIFTARLPVLEDLDDLAALRSLLRRSPASRTALYLQRELSRHFG, encoded by the coding sequence GTGGACGATGTGGATATCTTGTGGCAAAACCAGGGCAAAAAGGCGCTGTTGGCGGTTTTTGCCAAACAGCCGCTGCCCGGCCAGGTCAAAACCCGCCTCTGTCCACCGCTGAGCATGGCTGAAGCCGCGGCAGTTTATGAACAGAGCCTGACGGAAATTGTCAGTCGGATCGAAAGCCTGCGCCACCGCTTCGACCTGGCGATCTGCTACTCCGGCGCACGGGATTGGTTTGCCGAAACCTTTCCGGGGGTGCAACTGGTCGCGCAACAGGGCGCCGACCTCGGTCAGCGCATGGAGCACGCGCTGGGGGGATTCTTTGCCGCCGGCTATGAGCGGGCCGTGCTGATCGGCAGTGATACCCCTGACCTGCCGCTATCTTTGCTTGAGCAGACCCTGGAACTGCTCGATGAGGTCGAGGTGGTCTACGGCCCGGCCCGGGACGGCGGCTATTACCTGATCGGGGAATCCCACCACTATCCACAACTATTCTCAGAGATTCCCTGGAGTACCGCTGTCGTTTTGCAGGAAAGCCTGAAACGGGCCAAGGCGGTCGGTATTTTTACTGCGCGCTTGCCGGTCCTGGAAGATCTCGATGATCTGGCGGCGCTGAGAAGCCTCCTCAGACGCAGCCCGGCGAGCCGGACCGCCCTTTATTTGCAGCGCGAATTGTCCCGCCATTTCGGGTGA
- the queC gene encoding 7-cyano-7-deazaguanine synthase QueC, whose product MKKAVVLYSGGLDSTTCMAIARDEGFEAYALSFAYGQRHTVELAKAREYAPRIGAKEHLVVDIDLRKMGGSALTADIEVPKSGVVENEIPITYVPARNTIFLSFALGWAEVLGASDIYIGVNALDYSGYPDCRPEFIKAYEVMANLATKAGVEGNPYRIHTPLIDLTKAQTIERGLALGVDYGLTHSCYDPTPEGLCCGLCDSCRLRLKGFAELGKEDPVAYVRR is encoded by the coding sequence ATGAAAAAAGCCGTTGTGCTCTACAGTGGTGGACTTGATTCGACAACCTGCATGGCCATTGCCCGTGACGAAGGGTTCGAGGCCTATGCCCTGAGTTTTGCCTATGGTCAGCGCCATACCGTCGAATTGGCAAAGGCCCGTGAATATGCTCCCCGGATCGGCGCCAAAGAGCATCTGGTCGTTGATATCGACCTGCGGAAAATGGGCGGCAGCGCTCTGACCGCGGATATCGAGGTTCCTAAAAGCGGGGTGGTGGAAAACGAGATTCCCATTACCTATGTGCCGGCCCGCAATACCATCTTTCTCTCCTTCGCCCTCGGCTGGGCCGAAGTGCTGGGGGCTTCAGATATCTATATCGGGGTCAACGCTCTTGACTATTCCGGCTACCCCGATTGTCGGCCGGAATTCATCAAGGCCTATGAAGTCATGGCCAATCTGGCGACCAAGGCCGGAGTGGAAGGAAACCCCTATCGCATTCATACCCCGCTGATCGATTTGACCAAGGCGCAGACCATTGAGCGCGGCCTGGCTCTGGGCGTTGATTATGGGTTGACCCATTCCTGCTATGATCCGACTCCGGAGGGCCTCTGCTGTGGACTTTGCGACTCCTGCCGGTTGCGCCTGAAAGGGTTTGCCGAACTCGGTAAAGAGGATCCTGTTGCCTATGTCCGGCGTTGA
- the tolQ gene encoding protein TolQ, producing MELVFNAGPVVKLVLLILVYFSLVSWAIIFYKVSIIQRAIKDSDRFLDFFWTKKRFDLVGQGIKEFSNSPIANLFREGYHEMLQMKKKGSEQGESQADFSLRMDMTEMVGRALRRATTQETHRLEKYLTFLATTGSTAPFIGLFGTVWGIMDAFHGIGQTGSASLAVVAPGISEALIATAIGLAAAIPAVMGYNHFLNKVNVLIGEMDNFSQEFLNIVERMERVK from the coding sequence CTGGAACTCGTCTTTAACGCAGGCCCGGTGGTTAAACTGGTCCTGCTCATTCTGGTTTATTTTTCCCTCGTTTCCTGGGCAATCATCTTTTACAAGGTCTCCATCATTCAGCGGGCGATCAAGGATTCAGACCGGTTCCTGGATTTCTTCTGGACCAAGAAGCGGTTTGACCTGGTCGGCCAGGGGATCAAGGAATTCAGCAATTCACCTATCGCCAACCTGTTCCGGGAAGGCTACCATGAGATGCTGCAGATGAAGAAGAAGGGGAGCGAGCAAGGTGAATCCCAGGCGGATTTTTCCCTGCGGATGGATATGACTGAAATGGTCGGCCGCGCCCTGCGCCGGGCCACCACCCAGGAGACCCACCGGCTGGAAAAGTATCTGACCTTTCTGGCGACCACCGGTTCGACTGCACCCTTCATCGGGCTGTTCGGAACGGTCTGGGGGATCATGGACGCCTTTCATGGCATCGGCCAGACCGGCAGCGCTTCTTTGGCCGTGGTCGCGCCGGGGATTTCCGAGGCGCTCATTGCCACGGCCATCGGCCTGGCGGCAGCCATTCCGGCCGTTATGGGGTACAATCATTTCCTTAACAAAGTTAATGTCCTGATCGGCGAGATGGATAATTTCAGCCAGGAGTTCCTGAATATCGTCGAGCGGATGGAACGGGTGAAATAA
- a CDS encoding penicillin-binding protein 1A, which produces MKRSLKYVLFFLLGSPLLAAAFLIGAYFFVSSTLPKVETLADYHPPLITSIHADDGTIIAEYSHERRILVPFDKIPKTLIQAFVAAEDSSFFKHSGIDFVSIIRAALKNLKAGGIAQGGSTITQQVAKKLLLSSERTFTRKFKEAILAWRMEKALSKQEILYLYLNQIYLGHRAYGVEAAAENYFDKNVEELTLAESAILAGLPQAPSRYSPYRHYERAMERQKYVLGRMVAEGYITPEESRQAAQEKVVIKPRLNSLLDVTAYFNEQVRRYLEERFGEEMLYTGGLQVETSINLAMQEAARKAVKDNLRNHDKRQGYQGATEVLDSAGQQDFLADQVEQFAEEPLSDGSYVQAIVSGLDGDRLLCRIADRQGEISVKESKWAAPISVTDEQVEPLGNAGEQRRTLFPIGSVIEVLVEDSTSKPLKLKLEQEPQAQGALVAIDPFSGQIKAMVGGYDFEKSQFNRAIQAKRLPGSSIKPLIYAAALDRGYTPASIILDTPLIYENRKIDTGELEEWKPKNYEEKFYGPTTFRQALAHSRNVVTIKILEDIGINYAANYIAKLGIDTPLQRDLSMALGSTAVTPLEMLTAYTVFANGGVLVPPTYITRIRDRDGRILESIDPADFATGMAADQRLIRKPPHRVISPETAYLITNIMESVVQEGTGWRAKALGRPSAGKTGTTNDLKDAWYIGFIPQLACVSWVGYDQEKPLGKSETGSRAAAPAWVEFMQEADKQYPAANFEVPDSIEFHPIDKKNGLLLPEDDPHAYYEAFAPGTAPTRLSSDEKLKAKDFFRLDMEGTL; this is translated from the coding sequence ATGAAGCGCTCCCTTAAATACGTTTTATTCTTCCTCCTCGGCTCCCCCTTATTGGCAGCGGCATTTTTAATCGGCGCCTATTTTTTCGTGTCGTCGACCCTGCCCAAGGTCGAAACCCTGGCCGACTACCACCCGCCGCTGATCACCAGCATCCATGCCGACGATGGCACCATCATCGCCGAATACTCCCATGAACGACGCATTCTGGTGCCTTTTGATAAAATCCCCAAGACCCTGATCCAGGCCTTTGTTGCGGCTGAGGATTCGAGCTTTTTCAAACACTCGGGCATCGATTTTGTCTCCATTATCCGTGCCGCGCTAAAGAACCTCAAGGCCGGCGGGATCGCCCAGGGCGGCAGCACCATTACCCAGCAGGTGGCCAAAAAACTGTTGCTCTCTTCGGAACGGACCTTCACCCGCAAGTTTAAGGAAGCGATTCTGGCCTGGCGGATGGAAAAGGCCCTGAGCAAGCAAGAAATCCTCTATCTCTACCTCAACCAGATCTATCTCGGCCATCGTGCTTACGGCGTTGAAGCGGCCGCGGAGAATTACTTTGATAAAAATGTCGAGGAATTGACCCTGGCCGAATCGGCCATTCTGGCCGGATTACCGCAGGCCCCCAGCCGCTATTCACCTTACCGCCACTACGAGCGGGCCATGGAACGGCAGAAATATGTCCTCGGCCGAATGGTCGCGGAAGGGTATATCACTCCGGAGGAAAGCCGCCAGGCGGCGCAGGAAAAGGTGGTCATCAAACCGCGCCTGAACAGCCTGCTTGATGTCACGGCTTATTTCAATGAACAGGTCCGTCGCTATCTGGAAGAGCGCTTCGGTGAAGAGATGCTTTACACCGGCGGCCTGCAGGTCGAAACCAGCATCAACCTGGCCATGCAGGAGGCCGCCCGCAAGGCGGTCAAAGACAACCTCCGCAACCACGATAAACGTCAGGGCTACCAGGGCGCCACAGAGGTTCTCGATAGCGCCGGACAGCAGGATTTTCTGGCCGACCAGGTGGAGCAGTTCGCGGAAGAACCGCTGAGTGACGGCAGCTATGTCCAAGCTATCGTCAGCGGCCTGGACGGTGACCGGTTGCTGTGCCGCATTGCCGACCGGCAGGGAGAGATTTCGGTCAAAGAGAGTAAATGGGCCGCACCGATCAGCGTGACTGATGAACAGGTCGAGCCTCTCGGCAATGCCGGCGAGCAAAGGCGGACCCTGTTTCCGATTGGTTCGGTGATCGAGGTTCTGGTCGAAGACAGCACCAGCAAACCACTCAAGCTCAAGCTCGAACAGGAACCCCAGGCCCAGGGCGCGCTGGTGGCCATCGATCCGTTCAGCGGTCAGATCAAAGCCATGGTCGGCGGCTACGACTTTGAAAAAAGCCAGTTCAACCGGGCCATCCAGGCCAAGCGTCTGCCCGGCTCCTCCATCAAGCCGTTGATTTACGCCGCCGCCCTGGACCGCGGCTACACCCCGGCCAGCATCATCCTTGACACTCCGCTGATCTATGAAAACAGAAAGATCGACACCGGCGAGTTGGAGGAGTGGAAACCGAAGAACTACGAAGAAAAATTCTACGGCCCGACCACTTTCCGCCAGGCCCTGGCTCATTCACGCAACGTTGTCACCATCAAGATCCTCGAGGATATCGGGATCAACTATGCGGCCAATTATATCGCCAAGCTGGGCATCGATACTCCTTTGCAGCGAGACCTGTCCATGGCCCTCGGTTCAACCGCAGTGACCCCCCTGGAGATGCTGACCGCCTACACGGTCTTTGCCAACGGCGGGGTTTTGGTCCCGCCGACCTACATAACCCGCATTCGCGACCGCGACGGCCGGATCCTTGAATCCATCGATCCGGCGGACTTTGCCACCGGCATGGCCGCGGACCAGCGACTGATCCGCAAACCGCCGCACCGGGTGATCTCCCCGGAGACCGCCTATCTCATTACCAATATCATGGAGAGCGTGGTCCAGGAAGGAACCGGCTGGCGGGCCAAAGCCCTGGGTCGGCCGTCAGCCGGAAAAACCGGCACCACCAATGACCTGAAGGATGCCTGGTACATCGGCTTCATCCCTCAGTTGGCCTGCGTTTCCTGGGTTGGCTACGACCAGGAAAAACCGCTCGGCAAGAGTGAAACCGGGTCCCGGGCCGCAGCCCCGGCCTGGGTCGAGTTCATGCAGGAAGCCGACAAGCAGTATCCGGCCGCAAACTTCGAGGTCCCGGATTCCATTGAATTTCACCCCATTGACAAGAAGAACGGGCTGCTGCTTCCGGAAGACGATCCGCATGCCTATTACGAAGCCTTTGCTCCCGGGACCGCTCCGACCCGGCTGAGCAGCGACGAGAAGCTTAAAGCAAAGGACTTCTTCCGCCTCGATATGGAAGGAACACTCTGA
- a CDS encoding energy transducer TonB, producing the protein MEASRKQRWRQMQAVFEPGFKQMLLVSFLLHLLVPVLYFTPLFHHDMIKPPVYRVNLVNKPVKNPQAGRPEAAKSEAKPAPKPAPPKPKPEAKPIPPQPKPVPKPEPKPEPKPEPKPQPKPKPKPEPKPAPKPEPKPAVSTAQEKALQQRLDQLRAAQEKKAREQALNDRLAALRAAVAAESSKVESPVPDAPVGMADGKGNEEGVSALAFVQEYIQQQWSFSKYQAVGNPQAEVELVYDAGGTLLHYKFISKSGHAAFDESLIRAIAKSRQLPQPLPESMTLQIVFNLKEMLDKP; encoded by the coding sequence ATGGAAGCTTCCCGTAAACAGCGCTGGCGGCAGATGCAGGCGGTGTTTGAGCCCGGTTTCAAACAGATGTTGCTGGTTTCATTTTTGCTTCACCTGTTGGTTCCGGTGCTTTATTTCACCCCTCTGTTTCATCATGATATGATCAAACCCCCGGTTTACCGGGTCAACCTGGTGAACAAGCCGGTCAAAAACCCCCAGGCCGGTCGCCCGGAGGCGGCCAAGAGCGAGGCCAAACCGGCGCCCAAGCCAGCCCCGCCCAAACCGAAGCCCGAGGCCAAGCCGATTCCGCCGCAGCCCAAACCGGTCCCGAAGCCTGAGCCAAAACCGGAACCGAAACCGGAACCGAAACCACAGCCCAAGCCCAAGCCCAAACCGGAGCCCAAACCGGCCCCCAAGCCGGAACCGAAACCGGCAGTCTCCACGGCCCAGGAAAAAGCGCTGCAACAACGATTGGACCAGCTACGGGCCGCCCAGGAAAAGAAGGCCCGGGAACAGGCTTTGAATGATCGCCTGGCCGCGTTGCGTGCGGCGGTGGCTGCGGAAAGCAGTAAAGTTGAGTCGCCGGTGCCTGATGCGCCGGTTGGCATGGCCGACGGCAAAGGGAATGAAGAAGGGGTCAGCGCCCTCGCCTTTGTCCAGGAATATATTCAGCAGCAATGGAGTTTTTCCAAATACCAGGCCGTGGGCAATCCGCAGGCGGAGGTGGAACTGGTCTATGATGCCGGGGGAACGCTGCTGCACTACAAGTTTATCAGTAAATCGGGGCATGCGGCTTTTGATGAATCCCTGATCCGGGCCATTGCCAAGTCGCGCCAATTGCCGCAACCGTTGCCTGAATCGATGACCCTGCAGATTGTTTTTAACCTCAAAGAGATGTTGGACAAACCATGA
- the tolR gene encoding protein TolR: protein MEVGRPAAGRRSNLSQINVTPLVDVMLVLLIIFMVTAPMLDQGVEVNLPEVAEAPGLPAQQEPLVVTLQRDGQVLIGKARIDDLNKLGPVIQQALKGKPDREVFLEADQKVAYGRVVQVMAAVKKAGVETLGMVTQLPEE from the coding sequence ATGGAGGTCGGACGCCCAGCAGCGGGACGCCGCAGCAACCTTTCCCAGATCAACGTGACGCCGTTGGTCGATGTCATGCTGGTTCTGCTGATTATTTTTATGGTCACCGCTCCCATGCTTGACCAGGGAGTCGAAGTCAATTTGCCGGAGGTTGCCGAAGCGCCGGGACTGCCGGCCCAGCAAGAGCCGCTGGTGGTCACCCTGCAACGCGACGGCCAGGTGCTGATCGGCAAGGCTCGGATTGACGACCTGAACAAGCTCGGCCCGGTCATCCAGCAGGCCCTGAAAGGCAAGCCTGACCGGGAAGTCTTCCTTGAAGCTGATCAAAAGGTCGCTTACGGCCGGGTGGTGCAGGTGATGGCCGCAGTGAAAAAAGCCGGTGTCGAAACGCTGGGTATGGTGACCCAGCTGCCGGAGGAATAA
- the tolB gene encoding Tol-Pal system beta propeller repeat protein TolB has translation MNYFKGTLIVLLLCALFFATPGFAARIEISSPGEQTIPLALTQLLPIGAPQPGIAAEFNEVLQNDLELSGLFDMVAPEAFLSDATRPGLTRNNIDFGQWRMLGTEALIKGAYQLSGGKVTIELRLFDVVTQRLLSGRRYIGQPSDVRKIAHTFADQVLLSLTNESGPFDTKIAYISNRTGHKELYLMDVDGFGPVRLTDHRSIVLNPDFSPIRKELIFTSYRQGNPDLYRKEIYTGRESRLSLQPGLNIGGRYSPDGREIALTLSKDKNSELYLIGTDGTIHKRLTNHYGIDVDPTWSPDGNRIAFVSDRRGNPNIFIVDIDSLDVTRLTFAGKYNATPAWSPKGDRIAFARMDDGVFNIFTIGQDGTDERQLTFGAGNKEHPRWSPDGRFIVYSRGSGGDKSIWLMRADGTGARRISAAGESASHPAWSGHW, from the coding sequence ATGAATTATTTCAAGGGAACCCTCATTGTCTTATTATTGTGTGCCTTGTTCTTTGCTACCCCTGGCTTTGCCGCACGGATTGAAATCAGTTCACCGGGAGAACAGACCATCCCCCTGGCCCTGACCCAACTGCTGCCCATTGGTGCGCCCCAGCCGGGGATTGCTGCCGAGTTCAATGAGGTGCTGCAGAATGACCTTGAACTGTCCGGGTTGTTCGATATGGTGGCCCCGGAAGCCTTCCTGAGCGATGCAACCAGGCCCGGGTTGACCCGGAATAACATCGATTTTGGCCAGTGGCGGATGCTCGGGACCGAAGCCCTGATCAAAGGGGCCTATCAGCTCAGCGGTGGCAAAGTGACCATCGAATTGCGGCTCTTTGACGTGGTGACCCAACGGCTGTTGAGCGGTCGCCGCTACATCGGGCAACCAAGCGATGTGCGCAAGATCGCCCATACCTTTGCCGATCAGGTGTTGCTGAGCCTGACCAACGAGAGCGGTCCGTTCGATACCAAGATCGCTTATATCTCCAATCGGACCGGACACAAGGAACTCTACCTGATGGATGTCGACGGCTTCGGCCCGGTGCGCCTGACCGATCATCGCTCCATCGTTCTGAACCCCGATTTTTCCCCGATCCGCAAGGAACTGATTTTTACCTCCTATCGCCAGGGCAACCCGGATCTTTATCGCAAGGAAATCTACACTGGCCGTGAATCACGGCTGTCCCTGCAGCCGGGGCTGAACATCGGCGGCCGCTACAGTCCGGACGGACGGGAGATCGCCCTGACCCTCTCCAAGGACAAGAACTCGGAACTCTACCTGATCGGCACCGACGGAACCATTCATAAACGGCTGACCAATCATTACGGTATCGATGTGGACCCGACCTGGAGCCCGGACGGCAACCGCATAGCTTTCGTGTCGGATCGGCGTGGCAACCCGAATATTTTTATTGTCGACATCGACAGTCTCGACGTGACCCGCTTGACCTTTGCCGGAAAATACAACGCCACTCCGGCCTGGAGCCCCAAAGGGGATCGGATCGCCTTTGCGCGGATGGATGACGGGGTGTTCAATATTTTCACCATCGGTCAGGACGGGACTGACGAGCGCCAGCTGACCTTTGGCGCCGGCAACAAGGAGCACCCCCGCTGGAGTCCGGATGGGCGCTTTATCGTCTATTCGCGGGGGAGCGGGGGGGATAAATCGATCTGGCTGATGCGCGCCGACGGCACCGGAGCCAGAAGGATTTCCGCTGCCGGAGAAAGCGCCAGCCACCCGGCCTGGTCCGGACACTGGTGA
- a CDS encoding substrate-binding domain-containing protein, with the protein MIRFILLWLLVIALSPLCAAAAGWPRDRIQIVGSSTVFPFARAVSENFAKNTGHPSPQLSSTGSGGGFQLFCQGNGPEFPDISNSSRRIKPAEIDLCRTHGVTDIVEIKIGYGGIVLANLNTAPEFSLSNRDIFLALAARVPVQGEEGRLIANPYTRWQQLDRSLPDQQIIVLGPPLTSGTRDLFTELAMERGCQSIPWIRALKKHHKQQYREICETIRDDGTFIEAGERDELIVKALHSRPMAFGIFGYNFLARDRKHLQGAAIEQVLPSPANIVSGAYPLARSLYFYIKKAHLAQVPGLKDYVAEFTSDPAWGPDGYLAELNLIVMPAEERVRYRRIAQTGTALAAD; encoded by the coding sequence ATGATCAGATTCATCCTGCTATGGCTGCTGGTAATAGCGCTTTCCCCGCTCTGCGCTGCAGCTGCGGGGTGGCCGCGGGACAGGATTCAAATCGTTGGTTCTTCAACGGTTTTCCCTTTTGCCCGGGCCGTATCCGAAAATTTCGCCAAGAACACCGGTCATCCCTCCCCTCAACTGTCCTCTACCGGATCCGGTGGCGGCTTTCAGCTTTTCTGCCAGGGCAACGGCCCTGAATTCCCCGATATCAGCAATTCTTCACGCCGCATCAAACCCGCGGAAATTGACCTCTGCCGCACCCACGGGGTAACCGATATCGTTGAAATCAAAATCGGCTATGGCGGCATTGTGCTGGCCAATCTGAATACCGCTCCGGAATTCAGCCTTTCCAACCGAGATATTTTTCTGGCTCTGGCCGCCCGGGTCCCTGTCCAGGGGGAAGAGGGGAGGCTGATCGCCAATCCCTATACCCGCTGGCAACAGCTTGATCGGTCTTTACCTGATCAACAGATTATTGTTCTCGGTCCGCCGCTGACCTCGGGGACCCGCGATCTATTTACCGAGCTGGCCATGGAGAGAGGCTGTCAGAGCATCCCCTGGATCAGGGCGTTAAAGAAACATCACAAGCAACAGTACCGCGAAATCTGCGAGACCATACGCGACGATGGGACGTTCATCGAAGCAGGGGAGCGTGACGAACTGATTGTCAAAGCCCTTCATTCCAGGCCCATGGCGTTCGGAATTTTCGGTTATAACTTTCTGGCCCGAGACCGGAAACACCTGCAGGGTGCTGCCATCGAGCAGGTCCTGCCCAGCCCGGCGAATATTGTCTCCGGCGCCTATCCGTTGGCACGGTCTCTCTATTTTTATATCAAAAAAGCTCACTTAGCCCAGGTGCCCGGACTTAAGGATTATGTGGCTGAATTCACCTCCGATCCCGCCTGGGGGCCCGACGGCTACCTCGCCGAACTGAACCTGATTGTCATGCCTGCAGAAGAAAGAGTGCGTTATCGGCGTATCGCGCAAACCGGCACCGCCCTGGCCGCTGACTGA
- the folE2 gene encoding GTP cyclohydrolase FolE2, with protein sequence MTPMPDMQQSPDTRKIAIDKVGVKDIGYPVVVQDKHRERQHTVARVNMYVDLPEQFKGTHMSRFIEVLNLYHGEISVENIETILGEMKQRLEAGRAHLELSFPYFIEKRAPVSQARSLLEYQCRMIGTLGENYDFILEASIPVTSLCPCSKEISERGAHNQRSIVTVQIRYDDHVWLEDLIAWVEDCASCQVYALLKREDEKAVTERAYDNPMFVEDMVRAVTEKLRTIERIRWFKIQCENFESIHNHSAYAMIEGQNC encoded by the coding sequence ATGACGCCGATGCCAGATATGCAGCAAAGTCCGGATACCCGCAAGATCGCCATCGACAAGGTCGGCGTCAAGGATATCGGTTATCCGGTGGTGGTGCAGGACAAACACCGGGAACGCCAGCACACCGTGGCGCGGGTCAACATGTATGTCGACCTGCCGGAACAGTTCAAGGGCACCCATATGAGCCGTTTCATCGAGGTGCTGAACCTGTATCACGGTGAAATCAGCGTCGAGAATATCGAGACGATTCTGGGCGAGATGAAACAGCGCCTCGAAGCGGGTCGCGCCCATCTCGAGCTGAGTTTTCCCTACTTTATTGAAAAGCGGGCACCGGTCTCCCAGGCGCGCAGCCTTCTCGAATATCAGTGTCGGATGATCGGAACTTTGGGTGAGAATTATGACTTCATCCTCGAAGCCAGCATTCCGGTCACCTCGCTCTGCCCCTGTTCCAAGGAGATCAGCGAGCGGGGCGCTCACAACCAGCGCAGCATCGTGACCGTGCAGATCCGCTACGACGATCATGTCTGGCTGGAAGATCTGATCGCATGGGTGGAAGACTGTGCCAGCTGCCAGGTCTATGCCCTGCTCAAGCGGGAAGATGAAAAAGCGGTGACCGAGCGTGCTTACGACAACCCGATGTTTGTCGAAGATATGGTGCGGGCGGTGACGGAAAAACTGCGGACCATCGAGCGCATCCGTTGGTTCAAGATCCAGTGCGAGAATTTTGAGTCGATCCATAATCATTCGGCTTACGCCATGATCGAAGGGCAAAATTGCTAG